CAAAACCACGTGGATTATTTAGAAAGAAGAAATTTTCACCGGTTGTTGGAGATATTGTAGATTTTGATGTACAGAATGTTAATGAAGGTTATATTCATCACGTTCATGAACGTCAAAATGAATTAAAAAGACCACCTGTAAGTAATATTGATACATTAGTTATTGTAATGAGCGCGGTTGAACCAAATTTTTCAACACAACTATTAGATAGATTTTTAGTCATTGCTCACTCATATCATCTCAATGCAAGAATATTAGTTACTAAAAAAGATATTGCATCAATGGAAAAACAACACGAAATCAGTGAATTATTAAAAATATACGAAAATATCGGTTACGAGACTGAATTTATTGGTAATCATGATGATCGTAAAAAGGTAGTTGAAGCATGGCCTGCTGGACTTATTGTGTTAAGTGGACAGTCGGGTGTTGGAAAATCTACCTTTTTAAACCACTATCGTCCAGAACTAAACCTTGAAACAAATGATATTTCTAAGTCATTAAACCGAGGAAAGCATACCACAAGACATGTTGAATTATTTGAACGTCAGAATGGTTATATTGCTGATACGCCAGGATTCAGTGCATTGGACTTTGAACATATAGATAAAGACGATGTTAAATATTACTTTCTTGAATTGAATCGATACGGGGAAAAGTGCAAATTTAGAAATTGTAACCATATTAAAGAACCTAATTGTAATGTTAAGGAACAATTGGAACAAGGTAACATAGCACAATTTAGGTACGACCATTACTTACAATTATTTAATGAAATTTCAAACAGAAAGGTTAGATATTAAATGACAAAACTATTTCCATCATTATTATCCGTTGATTTTTTGGAACTACAACATGAATTGAACAAACTTGAAGAAGCAGGCGTTGACGGTGTTCACTTTGATGTCATGGATGGCCAATTTGTACCAAATATATCGATTGGACTACCTGTTTTGGATGCTGTAAGAAAAGGTACGTCATTACCTATTGATGTTCATTTAATGATTGAAAACCCAGAAAATTATATTGCATCATTTGTGGAACATGGTGCTGATATGATTTCAATTCATGTAGAATCAACACCACATATCCACCGTGCTATTCAAATGATTAAGCATTTGAATAAAAAAGCAGGCGTTGTAATTAATCCAGGAACACCAGTTTCAATAATTGAACCTATTTTAGATATTGTTGATTATGTATTGGTAATGACTGTAAATCCTGGTTTTGGAGGACAATCATTTATTACGCAATGTGTCGATAAAATTGCCCAACTAAATGCAATTAAAATGGAGCGTCAGTTAAATTTTGAAATAGAGGTTGATGGTGGCGTTAATAATGAAACAGCACAAGTTTGTATTGATAACGGTGCAACGATGTTAGTTACAGGTTCTTTTTTCTTTAAACAAGATGATTATAAAAAAGTCACACAACAATTGAAAGGTTGAGTGCATATGCATATTAATTTGTTATGTTCTGAACGACACTTACCTCAAGATATTTGGGTTAAACATATTGGCGAAAAATGGGGCGGTGTTGATAGAGGAGCATTGATTTTACTAAAGCATCAAATTACACCATTTTTTTCAGTAGGTGATTTTGATTCAGTTAGTAATAAAGAACGACAACTTTTAACAGAACAATTAGAAATTAAACCAGTTCAAGCTGAAAAAGCAGATACCGATTTAGCATTAGCTGTAGATAAAGCAGTAGCACTTGGATTTGATAGTATTACAATTTATGGTGCAACTGGTGGGCGTCTTGATCACTTTTTTGGAGCGGTTCAATTATTGTTGAAAAAAGCATATTATAAAAAAGATGTTCACATTATGCTTGTGGATCAGCAAAATAAAATTGTATTGTTGCCTAAGGGACAATATCAAGTTGAAAAAGACACTAGTTATCCATATATTTCTTTTATTCCGATGACTGATGATGTTGAATTGTCATTGTCTGGCTTCAAATATAACTTAACAAGACAAATGCTGAATATTGGTTCAACATTAACAATTTCAAACGAAGTAGAGAATGCGCAAGCAATGATTAATGTTCATGAAGGATTATTATTGCAAATTAGAAGTACTGATTTGAAGGATTAGTATCAGGGATGTAGTTATTAGTATTTTGTAATGAAATGAATTTAATTTAAATTCAGAAATAGTTCATAGTAGCTATTGAGTTGCTATGCGAAAATAAAAATCACGCTGTAATGTTAGATGATTACGGCGTGATTTATTCATAGACTATCATTTAAATCAAATAAAAAAAGAACTGAAAGGTTGAGCTTTCAGTCCTCAAGTAAATGCGTCCTCCACATAAGGCCACATTTTTAATGTGCATTATATTTATTAAACTCTAGTTACTTTACCAGATTTTAAAGCACGTGCAGAAACCCAAACTTTTTTAGGTTTACCGTCAACTAGGATTCTAACTTTTTGAAGGTTAGCGTTCCATCTACGTTTTGTAGAGTTTAAAGCGTGTGAACGTCTGTTACCAGTCGAAGCTTTACGACCTGTTACGAAACATTGTTTACCCATATGAGTACCTCCTTTAATAAATATAAATACACATAACTACTTATATACTTAATAAAGATAGCATAAACTCTTATGAAAAACAATCAATAATTTTCACATAAAAGTCAAAAATACTGACTTTTGTGATATAATTGTAGACTGTGAAGTTATGTAGTATGATATTTTAGAGAAATAACAGAATGTAACAATTAAACTTTTTATTTAATGATACTACATTTATTAATTAGAACTGCTTAAGGACATATAACATGCGATGGAATTTAATCATCGTAAAATAGGCAATCCAAACGTCAGTCATTATATTAAGTTTCTATCATTGGAATGATACGGACGAATTTTCAATGAAACTTAGAGAATTTATGACTACGCTAAGTGGTAAAATTTTAAAAGTGAATTAGGGAAATTGAAAAATCAACTTTGAAATTTAGGAGGGACAAAGATATGACATTAGAGATTTCAAATGACTACGGCAAAATTGATATTTCAAACGAAGTTATTGCTTCGGTTGTAGGTGGAAAGGCCGTTGAGTGTTATGGTATTGTAGGAATGGCATCTAGACAACAAGTTAGAGATGGTATTGCAGAAATATTAGGACATGAAAACTACGCAAAAGGTATTAAAGTAACGGAAAATAATGGTGTAGTTGATATAGATATGTACATTATTGTTAGTTACGGTGTGAAAATATCTGAAGTTGCCAATAATGTTCAATCAACAGTGAAATATACTTTGGAAAAATCACTTAATGTATCAGTAAATTCAATCAATATATATGTACAAGGTGTACGTGTGAATAATACAGGCAAGAAAATTTAGGAGGACAACTTGAAATGATTAGCAAAATTAATGGTAAATTATTTGCCGATATGATTATACAAGGGGCACAAAATTTATCTAACAATGCAGATTTCGTAGATTCTTTAAATGTGTATCCAGTGCCAGATGGTGATACAGGAACAAATATGAATCTTACTATGACTTCAGGTCGTGAAGAAGTAGAGAATAATTTATCAAAAAATATCGGTGAATTAGGTAAAACATTCTCAAAAGGTTTACTAATGGGTGCAAGAGGTAACTCTGGTGTTATCTTGTCACAATTATTCAGAGGTTTTTGTAAAAATATTGAAAGTGAATCTGAGATTAATTCGAAATTATTAGCAGAAAGTTTTCAAGCTGGTGTAGAAACAGCATATAAAGCAGTAATGAAACCTGTTGAAGGGACGATATTAACTGTCGCTAAAGATGCAGCGCATGCAGCAGTTGAAAAAGCACAAAACACTGAAGACTGCATTGAATTAATGGCTTATATTATTGATAAAGCTAATGAATCTCTTGAAAACACACCAAATTTATTGGCAGTACTTAAAGAAGTTGGGGTCGTTGATAGTGGTGGTAAAGGATTGTTATGTGTTTATGAAGGTTTCTTAAAAGCGCTTAAAGGTGAAAAAGTAGAAGCTAAAGTTGAAAAACTTGATAAAGATGAATTTGTACATGATGAGCATGACTTCCATGGTGTGATTAACACTGAAGATATCATCTATGGTTATTGTACTGAAATGATGGTTCGTTTCGGTAAAAATAAAAAAGCATTTGATGAACAAGAATTCAGACAAGATATGAGTCAATTTGGTGATTCATTACTAGTTATTAATGATGACGAAATCGTAAAAGTTCATGTGCATACAGAACACCCAGGCGATGTGTTTAATTATGGTCAACAATATGGTGAATTAATTAAACTTAAAGTTGAAAATATGAGAGAACAACATCGTGAAGTAATTAGAAAAGAACAACATACAACTAAGCCTGAAATGGAAACAGTTGAAACAGCCATTATTACTATTTCTATGGGTGAAGGTATTTCAGAAATATTTAAATCAATGGGTGCAACACATATTATTAGTGGTGGGCAAACAATGAATCCATCTACTGAAGATATTGTCAAAGTTATCGAACAATCACAATGTAAACGCGCTATTATTTTACCAAATAATAAAAATATTTTAATGGCAAGTGAACAAGCTGCAAGCATTGTAGATGCTGAAGCAGTAGTGATTCCAACTAAATCAATTCCTCAAGGTATCAGTGCATTGTTCCAATACGATGTGGACGCATCTCTTGAAGACAATAAAGTTCAAATGACTGAAGCGGTTAATGCTGTTAAATCTGGTTCTTTAACGTATGCTGTGCGCGATACGAAAATTGATGGTGTTGAAATTAAAAAAGACGCATTCATGGGATTGATTGAAGATAAGATTGTAAGCAGTCAAAGTGATCAATTTACAACGATTTCTGAATTATTAAATGCAATGTTAGCTGAAGATAGTGAGATATTAACTGTCATTATTGGGCAAGATGCGGATAAAGCAGTGACAGATGAAATGCTAACTTGGATTGAAGAACAATATCCTGACGTTGAAGTAGAAGTTCATGAAGGTGGACAACCAATTTATCAATATTTCTTTTCAGTTGAATAAAAAATAATTTAAAAAACTACCGACAATAAAAAAGTGTTGGTAGTTTTTTAATATTCTTTATAACCTTAATATGAAATAAGGTAGCTTAGAGACGATAAAAATATCATGTTTAACTTAGACATGATAGAATAAATTACATATTTAGTGAACGGAAAATCAAACTAAACATAGGTGATTCATTTTGGCAAAAGTTAATTTAATAGAAAGTCCATATAGTCTAAGAGAACTTAAAGGTATAGGACCTAAAAAGTTAGAAGTTTTACAACAATTAAATATACATACAGTAGAAGACCTCGTTTTATATTTACCGACAAGGTATGAAGATAACACAGTCATTGATTTAAACGAAGCTGAAGATCAATCAACTGTAACTATAGTAGGGGAAGTGTATACTGCGCCAGTAATAGCATTTTTTGGAAGAAATAAATCAAAATTAACCGTTCATTTAATGGTTAATAACATAGCGGTCAAGTGTATATTTTTTAATCAGCCGTACTTAAAAAAGAAAATTGAATTAAATCAAACGATAACAGTTAAAGGTAAATGGAATAGAGTTAAACAAGAAATTACTGGTAACAGAGTATTCTTCAAGTCGGAATCCGTTCAATCTCCTGAAAATTCGGATATTCAACTTGAACCGGTTTATCGCATTAAAGAAGGTATTAAACAGAAGCAATTAAGAGATCAAATCAGACAAGCATTAAGTGATGTAACGATTCATGAATGGTTAACAGATGAATTGAGAGAGAAATATAAACTTGAAACATTAGATTTTACATTAAATACATTACACCATCCTAAAAATAAGTCAGATTTATTACGTGCTCGTAGAACCTATGCTTTTACTGAATTATTTTTATTTGAATTACGTATGCAATGGCTTAACAGATTAGAAAAGTCATCCGATGACGCGATTGAAATTGATTATGATTTAAATGAAGTGAAAGTATTTATAGAACGATTGCCTTTTGAACTTACAGATGCTCAAAAAAACAGTGTGAATGAAATATTTAGAGATTTGAAAGCGCCAATACGCATGCATCGTTTACTACAAGGTGATGTGGGTTCTGGGAAAACTGTTGTTGCAGCAATTTGCATGTATGCATTGAAAACTGCTGGATATCAATCTGCATTAATGGTTCCGACTGAAATTTTAGCTGAACAACACGCTGAAAGTTTGATTTCTTTATTTGGTGATTCTATGAATGTAGCATTACTTACTGGTTCTGTTAAAGGTAAGAAGCGTAAAATTCTTTTAGAACAATTAGAAAACGGTACAATTGATTGTTTAATAGGCACACATGCGCTTATTCAAGATGATGTTATTTTTAAAAATGTTGGATTGGTTATAACTGATGAACAACATCGTTTTGGTGTGAACCAACGCCAACTTTTAAGAGAAAAAGGTGCCATGACAAATGTCTTGTTTATGACTGCTACACCTATTCCAAGAACATTAGCAATTTCAGTGTTCGGTGAAATGGACGTTTCATCAATTAAACAACTGCCAAAAGGACGTAAACCTATTATTACAACGTGGGCAAAGCATGAACAATATGATAAAGTCTTGATGCAAATGACTGCTGAATTAAAAAAAGGTCGACAAGCATATGTTATTTGTCCACTTATAGAAAGTTCGGAGCATCTCGAAGATGTCCAAAATGTTGTAGCTTTATTTGAATCATTACAACAATATTATGGAGCGTCACGAGTTGGTCTATTACACGGAAAATTATCTGCAGATGAAAAAGATGATGTTATGCAAAAATTTAGTAATCATGAGATTGATATTTTAGTATCTACAACAGTAGTAGAAGTAGGTGTTAATGTACCAAATGCTACTTTTATGATGATTTATGATGCTGATCGATTTGGACTATCTACTTTGCATCAATTGAGAGGTCGTGTAGGAAGAAGCGATCAACAAAGTTACTGTGTTTTAATAGCATCACCAAAAACTGAAACTGGTATAGAAAGAATGACAATCATGACACAGACAACAGATGGTTTTGAGCTGAGTGAACGCGATTTAGAAATGCGAGGACCAGGTGATTTCTTTGGCGTTAAACAAAGTGGCTTACCTGACTTTTTAGTTGCTAATTTAGTGGAAGATTATCGCATGTTAGAAGTCGCTCGTGATGAAGCGGCAGAACTGATTCATTCTGGTGTATTCTTTGAAAATACGTATCAACATTTGCGTCATTTTATTGAAGAGAATTTATTACATCGAAGTTTTGATTAATTATATTTTTAGAAATTTATGTATCAATATTGACGAGAATTGAAAAAAGCTTGATACAAGGGCTTTTTTCCAGTTAACAACTGACAATATAACAATGTAGAGCTTAGGACATTGACTTATGTTTCAGGCGACTCTACAAAGTGAATGTTACTAATTTATAATTTTTAGCTAAAATAACAACTAAATATTACAGTTATTTGTTGAGTGATTTAATTAGAAAGTGTTATGATATGTGAGGAATGTTTAAGACTAGGTACTAAAAAATGAGGGGTGAGACGTTGAAACTGAAGAAAGATAAACGTAGAGAAGCAATCAGACAGCAAATTGATAGCAATCCCTTCATCACAGATCATGAACTAAGCGATTTATTTAATGTTAGTATTCAAACAATTCGTTTAGATCGTACTTTTTTAAACATCCCAGAATTAAGGAAGCGCATTAAATTAGTTGCTGAAAAAAATTATGACCAAATAAGTTCAATTGAAGAACAAGAATTTATTGGTGATTTGATTCAAGTCAATCCAAATGACAAAGCGCAATCGATATTAGATATTACATCGGATTCTGTTTTTCATAAATCTGGAATTGCGCGTGGACATGTATTATTCGCTCAAGCCAATTCATTATGTGTTGCACTTATAAAGCAACCAACTGTTTTGACACATGAAAGCACTATTCAATTTATTGAAAAAGTTAAATTAAATGACACGGTAAGAGCGGAAGCACAAGTTGTAAATCAAACAACGAAACATTATTACGTCGAAGTAAAGTCATATGTTAAACATAAATTAGTTTTCAAAGGAAATTTTAAAATGTTTTATGATAAGCGAGGATAAAAAAATGGTTAAATTAGCAATTGATATGATGGGTGGCGACAACGCGCCTGATATCGTATTAGAAGCGGTACAAAAGGCAGTTGAAGATTTCAAAGATTTAGAAATTATATTATTCGGTGATAAAGAGAAATATACTTTGAACCATGATCGAATCGAATTTAGACATTGTTCTGAAAAGATTGAAATGGAAGACGAGCCTGTTAGAGCGATTAAACGTAAAAAAGATAGTTCAATGGTGAAAATGGCTGAAGCTGTGAAATCAGGAGAAGCAGATGGATGTGTGTCAGCAGGTAATACAGGTGCTTTGATGTCAGCTGGTTTATTCATCGTTGGACGTATCAAAGGTGTCGCAAGACCGGCATTAGTTGTAACTTTGCCGACAATCGATGGTAAAGGTTTTGTCTTTTTAGATGTTGGGGCCAATGCAGACGCTAAACCTGAACATTTATTACAATATGCTCAATTAGGTAATATTTATGCTCAAAAAATTAGAAATATTAATAATCCGAAAATTTCTTTATTAAATATAGGCACTGAACCAGCAAAAGGTAATAGTTTAACGAAAAAATCTTATTCGCTATTAGATCAAGAAGACACATTGAATTTTGTTGGAAACATTGAAGCAAAAACATTAATGGATGGCGATACTGATGTTGTAGTTACAGATGGCTATACAGGAAACATGGTACTTAAAAACTTAGAAGGTACTGCTAAATCAATTGGCAAAATGTTGAAAGATACAATTATGAGTAGTACTAAAAATAAAATAGCAGGAGCGATTTTGAAAAAAGATTTAGATGCATTTGCTAAAAAAATGGATTACTCAGAATATGGTGGTTCAGTACTTTTAGGATTAGAAGGTACCGTAGTAAAAGCACATGGAAGCTCTAATGCGAAAGCTTTTTATTCTGCAATTAGACAAGCGAAAATCGCTGGAGAACAAAATATTGTTCGAACAATGAAAGAGACTGTAGGTGAATCAAATGAGTAAAATAGCAATTATTTTTCCAGGACAAGGTGCCCAAAAAGTTGGTATGGCACAAGATTTATATAACAACAATGAACAAGCAACTGAAATTTTAACTTCAGCAGCAAATACATTGGATTTTGACATTTTAGAGACAATGTTTACTGATGAAGATGGCAAATTAGGTGAAACTGAAAACACGCAACCAGCTTTGTTGACACATAGTTCTGCATTATTGGCAGCACTTAAAAATTTGAATCCAGATTATACTATGGGGCATAGTTTAGGTGAGTATTCAAGTTTAGTTGCAGCTAATGTATTATCATTTGAAGATGCAGTTAAAATTGTTAGAAAGCGCGGTCAATTAATGGCACAAGCATTTCCAAGTGGCGTTGGTAGCATGGCAGCTGTGTTGGGCTTAGATTACAATGAAGTGGATGATATATGTAAATCGTTATCAACAGAAGATAAGGTCATCGAACCAGCGAATATAAATTGCCCAGGACAAATTGTTGTTTCAGGGCACAAAGAATTAATTGATGAACTTGTTGAAAAAGGTAAATCTTTAGGCGCAAAACGTGTAATGCCTCTTGCAGTTTCAGGGCCATTCCATTCTTCGTTAATGAAAGTTATTGAAGAGGACTTTTTAAATTATATTAATCAATTCGAATGGAACGATGCAAAGTTTCCTGTAGTTCAAAATGTAAACGCTCAAGGTGAGACGGATAAAGAAGTAATTAAATTGAACATGGTAAAACAACTATATTCACCAGTACAATTTATTAAATCAACTGAATGGTTAATCGATCAAGGTGTTGATCATTTTATTGAGATAGGTCCTGGTAAAGTTTTATCTGGCTTAATTAAAAAAATAAATAGAGATGTTAAGTTAACATCTATTCAAACTTTAGAAGATGTGAAAGGATGGAATGAAAATGACTAAAAGTGCTTTAGTAACAGGAGCATCAAGAGGGATTGGACGTAGTATTGCGTTACAATTAGCAGAAGAAGGATATAATGTAGCAGTAAACTATGCAGGCAGCAAAGAGAAGGCTGAAGCAGTAGTCGAAGAAATTAAAGCTAAAGGTGTAGACAGTTTTGCAATTCAAGCAAATGTTGCTGATGCTGATGAAGTGAAAGCAATGATTAAAGAAGTGGTAAGTCAATTTGGTTCTTTAGATGTTTTAGTAAATAATGCGGGTATTACGCGTGATAACTTATTAATGCGTATGAAAGAACAAGAGTGGGATGATGTAATTGACACGAACTTAAAAGGTGTATTTAATTGTATCCAAAAAGCAACACCTCAGATGTTAAGACAACGTAGTGGTGCAATTATTAACTTATCAAGTGTTGTTGGTGCTGTTGGTAATCCTGGACAAGCCAATTATGTTGCTACTAAAGCTGGTGTAATTGGGTTAACAAAATCTGCAGCGCGTGAATTAGCTTCACGTGGTATTACAGTTAACGCTGTAGCACCTGGATTTATTGTTTCTGATATGACTGATGCATTAAGTGATGAGTTGAAAGAACAAATGCTTACACAAATTCCATTAGCTCGTTTCGGGCAAGATACTGATATTGCCAACACTGTTGCATTCTTAGCATCAGATAAAGCGAAATATATTACTGGACAAACTATTCATGTAAATGGCGGTATGTTCATGTAATATATTTGAGCTAAAGCTCATTGACGCAGTAGTTGACTGGTCATCCAATGGAGAATTGCCTGACCTAGTCAACATTGCGGGGGAAATTCTAAGCAACCTAGATAAGGCTCCAGAATTTCTCCCTAAGAAACACTAATCAATAAATTGATAAGTAGATTTAGAGGAACGCCTGAGCTAAAGCTCATGCATAAGAAACACTAATCATTAAAAATGATAAGAAGATTAGAGGAACACCTGAGCTAAAGCTCATGCATAAGAAACACTAATCATTAAAAATGATAAGTGTTTCTAAAATTTCTACTTGTTTTTTAGAATTTAAAATGGGAAAATATAGTAGTCTATGTATAGGCATTTTTAAAGGAGGTGAATCGACGTGGAAAATTTCGATAAAGTAAAAGATATCATCGTTGACCGTTTAGGTGTAGACGCTGATAAAGTAACTGAAGATGCATCTTTCAAAGATGATTTAGGCGCTGACTCACTTGATATCGCTGAATTAGTAATGGAATTAGAAGACGAGTTTGGTACTGAAATTCCTGATGAAGAAGCTGAAAAAATCAACACTGTTGGTGATGCTGTTAAATTTATTAACAGTCTTGAAAAATAATAAATCTTACATCTGGGTCGTCAGTATTGTCGACTCAGTTTTTTTCTTTAATTATCAATAGTTTTAACGTAAAATTAAAGATGATTCGAGAGCAATACATAAAGGAGATAATGAAATGTCTAAACAAAAGAAAAGTGAGATAGTTAATCGTTTTAGAAAGCGTTTTGATACTAAAATGACAGAATTAGGCTTTACTTATCATAATATTGATTTATACCAACAAGCATTTTCACATTCAAGTTTTATTAATGATTTTAATATGAATCGCTTAGATCACAACGAACGTTTAGAATTTTTGGGTGATGCGGTATTAGAATTGACGGTTTCACGATATTTATTTGATAAACACCCTAACTTGCCGGAAGGGAATTTAACAAAAATGCGTGCCACTATTGTATGTGAGCCCTCACTTGTAATATTTGCGAATAAAATTGGATTAAACGAAATGATTTTACTTGGGAAAGGTGAAGAAAAAACAGGTGGACGTACACGACCATCATTGATTTCTGATGCATTTGAAGCATTTATAGGTGCCATGTACTTAGATCAAGGACTAGATGTGGTTTGGCGCTTTGCTGAGAAAGTGATTTTCCCGCATGTAGAACAAAATGAATTATTAGGTGTTGTTGATTTTAAAACACAATTTCAAGAATATGTACATCAACAAAATAAAGGTGATGTAACATATAATCTGATTAAAGAAGAAGGTCCTGCACATCATCGATTGTTCACATCTGAAGTTATTTTGCAAGGACAAGCAATAGCTGAAGGTAAAGGGAAAACAAAAAAA
This is a stretch of genomic DNA from Staphylococcus roterodami. It encodes these proteins:
- the rsgA gene encoding ribosome small subunit-dependent GTPase A; translated protein: MKTGRIVKSISGVYQVDVNGERFNTKPRGLFRKKKFSPVVGDIVDFDVQNVNEGYIHHVHERQNELKRPPVSNIDTLVIVMSAVEPNFSTQLLDRFLVIAHSYHLNARILVTKKDIASMEKQHEISELLKIYENIGYETEFIGNHDDRKKVVEAWPAGLIVLSGQSGVGKSTFLNHYRPELNLETNDISKSLNRGKHTTRHVELFERQNGYIADTPGFSALDFEHIDKDDVKYYFLELNRYGEKCKFRNCNHIKEPNCNVKEQLEQGNIAQFRYDHYLQLFNEISNRKVRY
- the rpe gene encoding ribulose-phosphate 3-epimerase encodes the protein MTKLFPSLLSVDFLELQHELNKLEEAGVDGVHFDVMDGQFVPNISIGLPVLDAVRKGTSLPIDVHLMIENPENYIASFVEHGADMISIHVESTPHIHRAIQMIKHLNKKAGVVINPGTPVSIIEPILDIVDYVLVMTVNPGFGGQSFITQCVDKIAQLNAIKMERQLNFEIEVDGGVNNETAQVCIDNGATMLVTGSFFFKQDDYKKVTQQLKG
- a CDS encoding thiamine diphosphokinase: MHINLLCSERHLPQDIWVKHIGEKWGGVDRGALILLKHQITPFFSVGDFDSVSNKERQLLTEQLEIKPVQAEKADTDLALAVDKAVALGFDSITIYGATGGRLDHFFGAVQLLLKKAYYKKDVHIMLVDQQNKIVLLPKGQYQVEKDTSYPYISFIPMTDDVELSLSGFKYNLTRQMLNIGSTLTISNEVENAQAMINVHEGLLLQIRSTDLKD
- the rpmB gene encoding 50S ribosomal protein L28; this translates as MGKQCFVTGRKASTGNRRSHALNSTKRRWNANLQKVRILVDGKPKKVWVSARALKSGKVTRV
- a CDS encoding Asp23/Gls24 family envelope stress response protein, which gives rise to MTLEISNDYGKIDISNEVIASVVGGKAVECYGIVGMASRQQVRDGIAEILGHENYAKGIKVTENNGVVDIDMYIIVSYGVKISEVANNVQSTVKYTLEKSLNVSVNSINIYVQGVRVNNTGKKI
- the fakA gene encoding fatty acid kinase catalytic subunit FakA, which encodes MISKINGKLFADMIIQGAQNLSNNADFVDSLNVYPVPDGDTGTNMNLTMTSGREEVENNLSKNIGELGKTFSKGLLMGARGNSGVILSQLFRGFCKNIESESEINSKLLAESFQAGVETAYKAVMKPVEGTILTVAKDAAHAAVEKAQNTEDCIELMAYIIDKANESLENTPNLLAVLKEVGVVDSGGKGLLCVYEGFLKALKGEKVEAKVEKLDKDEFVHDEHDFHGVINTEDIIYGYCTEMMVRFGKNKKAFDEQEFRQDMSQFGDSLLVINDDEIVKVHVHTEHPGDVFNYGQQYGELIKLKVENMREQHREVIRKEQHTTKPEMETVETAIITISMGEGISEIFKSMGATHIISGGQTMNPSTEDIVKVIEQSQCKRAIILPNNKNILMASEQAASIVDAEAVVIPTKSIPQGISALFQYDVDASLEDNKVQMTEAVNAVKSGSLTYAVRDTKIDGVEIKKDAFMGLIEDKIVSSQSDQFTTISELLNAMLAEDSEILTVIIGQDADKAVTDEMLTWIEEQYPDVEVEVHEGGQPIYQYFFSVE
- the recG gene encoding ATP-dependent DNA helicase RecG, with amino-acid sequence MAKVNLIESPYSLRELKGIGPKKLEVLQQLNIHTVEDLVLYLPTRYEDNTVIDLNEAEDQSTVTIVGEVYTAPVIAFFGRNKSKLTVHLMVNNIAVKCIFFNQPYLKKKIELNQTITVKGKWNRVKQEITGNRVFFKSESVQSPENSDIQLEPVYRIKEGIKQKQLRDQIRQALSDVTIHEWLTDELREKYKLETLDFTLNTLHHPKNKSDLLRARRTYAFTELFLFELRMQWLNRLEKSSDDAIEIDYDLNEVKVFIERLPFELTDAQKNSVNEIFRDLKAPIRMHRLLQGDVGSGKTVVAAICMYALKTAGYQSALMVPTEILAEQHAESLISLFGDSMNVALLTGSVKGKKRKILLEQLENGTIDCLIGTHALIQDDVIFKNVGLVITDEQHRFGVNQRQLLREKGAMTNVLFMTATPIPRTLAISVFGEMDVSSIKQLPKGRKPIITTWAKHEQYDKVLMQMTAELKKGRQAYVICPLIESSEHLEDVQNVVALFESLQQYYGASRVGLLHGKLSADEKDDVMQKFSNHEIDILVSTTVVEVGVNVPNATFMMIYDADRFGLSTLHQLRGRVGRSDQQSYCVLIASPKTETGIERMTIMTQTTDGFELSERDLEMRGPGDFFGVKQSGLPDFLVANLVEDYRMLEVARDEAAELIHSGVFFENTYQHLRHFIEENLLHRSFD
- the fapR gene encoding transcription factor FapR; this translates as MRGETLKLKKDKRREAIRQQIDSNPFITDHELSDLFNVSIQTIRLDRTFLNIPELRKRIKLVAEKNYDQISSIEEQEFIGDLIQVNPNDKAQSILDITSDSVFHKSGIARGHVLFAQANSLCVALIKQPTVLTHESTIQFIEKVKLNDTVRAEAQVVNQTTKHYYVEVKSYVKHKLVFKGNFKMFYDKRG
- the plsX gene encoding phosphate acyltransferase PlsX, whose translation is MVKLAIDMMGGDNAPDIVLEAVQKAVEDFKDLEIILFGDKEKYTLNHDRIEFRHCSEKIEMEDEPVRAIKRKKDSSMVKMAEAVKSGEADGCVSAGNTGALMSAGLFIVGRIKGVARPALVVTLPTIDGKGFVFLDVGANADAKPEHLLQYAQLGNIYAQKIRNINNPKISLLNIGTEPAKGNSLTKKSYSLLDQEDTLNFVGNIEAKTLMDGDTDVVVTDGYTGNMVLKNLEGTAKSIGKMLKDTIMSSTKNKIAGAILKKDLDAFAKKMDYSEYGGSVLLGLEGTVVKAHGSSNAKAFYSAIRQAKIAGEQNIVRTMKETVGESNE
- the fabD gene encoding ACP S-malonyltransferase — translated: MSKIAIIFPGQGAQKVGMAQDLYNNNEQATEILTSAANTLDFDILETMFTDEDGKLGETENTQPALLTHSSALLAALKNLNPDYTMGHSLGEYSSLVAANVLSFEDAVKIVRKRGQLMAQAFPSGVGSMAAVLGLDYNEVDDICKSLSTEDKVIEPANINCPGQIVVSGHKELIDELVEKGKSLGAKRVMPLAVSGPFHSSLMKVIEEDFLNYINQFEWNDAKFPVVQNVNAQGETDKEVIKLNMVKQLYSPVQFIKSTEWLIDQGVDHFIEIGPGKVLSGLIKKINRDVKLTSIQTLEDVKGWNEND